The Kiritimatiellia bacterium genome contains the following window.
CCCGGGTCAGCGTCGCCCGGCGGATTACTTGCGCCCGGCGGGCTGACTTCTCGGCGGTCCTGCTGCTGCGCTTGGTGTTCTTCTTCATGTCTGCATCTACCTTTCCGGCCTATTGGCCTCTGATTTCCCTGACAATCCCGGCAACGTGCCGGGAAAAGCGGTGGTCCCGTAGCAGGGCCGCAAGGTGCAAAAGCACTCGCCCGGCTCGGGTCTGGACAAGGGCAAGCTGGCGGGCGCGGGTCATTGGCGGGGGCTCCAAAGGGACCGGGTCCAGCGGATAAAGGCGACGGCGTACACGATCACAAGCGCCGTAAAAATGAAGTCGGCGGCTGTCACGGCAACACCTTCACGATTTGCCCGCCGAAGATGTCCAAGACCTTGGAAACCAGCGCGGCCACCCGCTGCCGGTGCTCGGGAGTGCCTTGGATTTCCCGAATAGCTGATTGGACGGACCGGTGCGGTGCTTCCGCTCCCGCCGCCGCCTTTTCCCGATTCTGGTTCCTTTTGCTCATGGCCTTTTCCTTTCTTTTTCTTCCCGACTCGCCGCTTGTCCGTCCGTCTGCGTTTGCTTCACCACGTGACGCGACAGCGCTTGAGCAAACGAAGCGGACGGCAAGCGGGGCTTGGCGAGGCGGGGAGAAAAAGAAAGTCCCGGAAAAGGCCGCTTGGTGAGAGCAAAAGGGAACAGAATCGGGAATAGAAAAGGCGGAGGCGGAGAGCGACCTTACTTAAGCGTAGCGCCCAACGGCTTCACCACATGGGGCTGTTTCCGGTGGGTCCGAGGGTCCGGGAAGCGGACGAAAGTCACCGCCCCCGACATCGTGTTTAGGCTGGATTGCGCCGCGCATTGCCCCGGTCTTTTTTCAGCCAGCGCAGCGTTTCTGAAAAAAGATTCCGAAGGAAAGGGGATCACCTAAACACGAGGTCGGGCTGGCTGTGCCTCGCGCGGAAAGTGGTCCTGTAATCGCGAGGCACAGACGAAAGGGCGGTGTACGTCCGCTTCCTTACGGGTCTTGGGTCCGGCGCCGACTGGCCAGGGAGGCGCAATCCCGCGACGCCCCAGCGAAGCTCCGCGCCCTGGCGCGGAATCTGGGGCTGGCTACGGGTTTACGCGGAGGTCAGAGATCGCGTTTCTGGAGAGCGGGCCTGTTCTTGCTTTTGAATATTCGTTCGCTATCCTGATCCTCCGAAAGGGAACTTTAACCCCATCAGTTCATACACATGATGGGCGTACACAATGGCGTTCTGGCTAACCTGTGTCTGCTGCGCGGCCAAAGTCGGCACATGGCTGAATTCGGCGTTGAAAAGCAGTGCCTTATGAAAACAAGATTCCTGCGGATGACCATGATGGGGGTTCTGTCAGCGCAAGCGGCTTTTTGCGGTGACCTGATAGAGAACGCGGTGCCATCCAGTTTCTGGAATAGGCAGGCCGACGTGGACGGGCCCTTGACAGGCTATGTCGAGTGGAAGGACCGCTATCGTGAAGACGCCTCCGACTGGGACAAAACAGATTACTGGGCCGCCATCGCCGTCTCTCAGGGCACCGGAAAGTATGCCGCCAGTTGCGAATGGTTATCCTGGGACATCGCCGAACGGGCTGCCCGCGAAAAATGCAACGCCCCCGACGCCCGGCCCGTCGTAGTTTGCGGCAACGGGTGGTGCGCCCTTGCATTGGGCGATCAAAAGCCCGGCAAGGATTTCGGCTGGGGTGTGGGCTGGGGCCCCGATCAGGAGACGGCCGAGAGATTCGCCCTCGATGCAGCCAACAAACAGGGCCTGCCAAAAGCCAGGGTCGTTTACAGCATTGACTCCCGTCAACCGAAGACTGGCGGCGCCATTGCCTTCTCCGAGTCCACGGGCCAATGGGGCTACTCCACAGGCGGCGGCCGTCATGCCCCCTACATGGCCATCCAGCACTGCAAGGCGCCGGACGCCAAGATCATCGCGCAAGCATCCGACTGCTGGTTGGCCCTGGCATTGGGCGATGACAAAGGTGCTTACGGTTGGGGCAACGCGGGCAACCGCATCGATGCCGAGCGCAACGCGCTACAGGCCTGCAGCCAGCGGACAAAGAACGCCAAGATCGTACTCAGCTTCTGCAGCAACGGCGTGGTGCATTGAAATTGGGCAGGACGAGATTCGGACTATGGGTTCTTGTGACGTTAACGAATACACAAGGGCATGACTTCTAATCGCCTGGCAGACAGCGATGAGGCTAAGGGGCTCATGATGCCAGTATACACATACTCCTGCCTGTACCTATTCGCCAGCGCCAACGCCACAACACAATCATCATGATACCCCTCCGGCGCCGAGTAGCTGATCTGCCCTGACGGCGAGAGTCGGTACTCGTACCGCTTCATCTCGTTGGTCAGGACCTCCCATGTCCGCGGCCAGGTCACCCGCCGCTGCTCCACGGCCACCACCAGGCGCTGGATCAGCTCGACCTTGCTGTGGGCCGTGAACCGGAACGGGGTGATGTTCGGGTAGACCCGGACCAGGTCGTCGTAGATCGGATCCCCTGCCCCGGTCGCATCCAGGATCAGCCGGCCGCGATACTTTTGCGCGAAGGCGACTATGCGGTCCTTCTGTATGGGCCAATCGAGGCGGTTGAAGCGCTCCATGTCGAAGCACTGGCCAGTCCGCGAGTCCATGGCGATCAGGACCGAGAAGTCGGTGTGCTTCGCCACGTCGCAGCCGATGACGACCTCCCCGCTTGGAGGCACGGGAGTCGAGACGAGGCAGGCTTCGATGTTGTGAAAGACGCCGGCCGAATCCTCCAGGAACTCCGCCTCATACTCCTGCCGGAACACGTCCTGGGGCAAGGTGCGCCGCGCGTCTTCCCACTCCTGGGCCGGGAAGTGCGGAGATTGGTTCGACGCGAAGCGGAAGCTCTTGTGCGTCTCGTTCCCGGCCTCCAGACCGCGAGTGAACATATCGAAGAACCAGTTGCGGCCCTTGGGCGTGGAGATCAGCACGGCCCAGCCGAGGCTCTGCCCGATGGTGGGCCGCAGGACGTAGTGCCACACATCCGGCGGAATGCTCGCGGCTTCGTCCACCACGATCCCCTGGAACCCGTAGCCCCGGATGTTGTCCGGGTTGTCCGCCGACAAGAACCAGACCCGGACCGGCCCGTGTAGGCCGCGGAACTCCACTCGCGTCGGCGTGCGCCCCGCGACAGTGACGAAGCCCTCGGCGATCTGCCGGAACGCCTCTATTCCACGCTCGGCGACGTTGTAGGTCGGGGCGATCCAGCCGTAGTCCCCTGCCCGCTCGGTTCCGCCGCGGTCGAGCAGCTCTCCGGCAAGGCACAGGGTCTTTCCGAATCGCCGGCCACAGCAGACGGTGCGGAACCGGTATCCTCGGGCTCTATGGATTTCAAACTGGGCGGCGTGGGGGCGATAGTTAAGAGTGACTGCCATTGGATGATCCCTTCCGCGTCGATGCGCAGCTTCGTTTCATGAGGCAACAGGGGCATGATGATGGACCTGAAGAAGCGAATGCGGTCCTTGTGCAGGTAGGCCCGGAGGGCTTCTCTCATGCCATCGACCTCTTCCTCTTCGGCCAGTAGCTCGTCCAGGGCGAGCAGGATCTTCATCCTGCCGCCGAAAGAGCCTTTCGGGCGGCCGGGCCCACCGGCCCACCCAGGCTTGAAAGGTGCGATTTCAGCGCCCATAGCACTCATTTCCCTATTCGGAATAAATGACTTTCACGTTGCTGAACGAAAGTTCCCATATCGTATATTATTTGTCAAGTATTATCTATAGGGCCGCCCCCAAGATCCGCAGGACCGCAGCAGCCAACGGCGGGCCGCAAGCCCGAAGGGCGGGCGGGGAGCGCCGGACGCCCATAAAAGGAACAGTTGGCGGTGTCAGCTTGCTGACCCGGTATCTGTTCCTGGCGGCCGGCCGAAGGGGGCGGCGCTCATGGCGGGCGCGGATCGCGCGGAGGCCAGCGAGGGCGGCGTTACTGTAGGGCAAGCGCCCAAAGCAGTCCGTGGAGACCGGCAGGTCGAACACGGTCTGCGACGGCGCGACGAGGACGGCCTCCCGGTCCATGAAGTCGAGCCTCCTGGCGGCGGCGGACACGTGGAGCCGCGCGTAGGCGTGGCGGTGGTCGTGGTCGAAGACCGGAGCGGCACCGCGAACGCGGGGCACCGTGTACGCGCAAGCGCTCACGGTAGCGAAGTCCGCGCCAGCGGATAGAACGCCGAGACGCCGGAGCGGGCGACACGGGGCCGACGCGACTTTCTGGCCGGGATCAGGCCGGCCGGCCCGGAAGCCAGCCGCACTCGCGTTTCCGGAGCGCGATCCCGGCCGCGATGGTGCGCCGTGTGGGGGAAGTCTTTCCCCCACCCCATCCGCGGAGGCCGGAAGCGACAGGCCGCAAAAAGCGAAGGACCGAGTTGCGAAGGTCCGTTTTGCGGCCGGGCGCTGGAGGCCGACCAACGCGCTCGTACCCTGGGGGACGTAGCGCCAGAGGGGGTTAAGCGTCGGGTTGCGGAGCCGGGGACGGGAACCCCATCGGGGCGAGGCCGGGCGCCGCGCAAAGAGGCTCCACGCCTCAGCGTGGAGAGAGGCGCCCGCCTACGTTGCCGAGTCTTGGTGTCCCCCGGAAGGTTCCCCGGGACGGTACCGATTTGGAAAGGGGGCGCAGGGAGGGGTTCGGGGAACCGCTAGGGGGAAACCAAGATTCCCGTCCCCGTGCCGCCGCAGACCGACGCGCGTACATCCCCACTGTGGGGCTTGGGGCTTCCGCGCGAAAAGTCCGCGGGGCTTCGGGCTTGGCGGTGAATCGCTCCCAGGCGAGAGGGGCCGCGGGCTTTCGCGCGTCCGCGACCGACGTCCAGGCGGGCGCGTCTTTACGGCGAGCGGCCCAGCGAGCCGGGAGCGCGTCAGCGCGACACAGGACAAGGCGCGTGCACTACCACCGTCCGGAATCGTTCGTGCGCGTGGCGCGGGGATGCATCATGACGACCTACGGCATAAGGACCAAGCGGAACGGCAGGACCGCGCCCGGAGGCGCTCCGCGCCGACGCAGTGGGCCTGGCCGTGAAGCGTACGTAGCGATGTGCGCCGCGCTGAATGCGGCGAGTCTTCGAGCCGCAGACCGCCGAAGCGGCGCGCGAGCGAGCATCACCCCGCCGGAGAAAGCCCACCCTCGCATCGCAAGCGTTGTAACGCCGAGCCTACAACATCTACGATCTTCCTGTCATCTTGTCGTCAAGAGGGTCTTGGCGTGATGCTTACAGTTGAGATATACTTTTTTTCAAAAGGTTACCGTTAATTAACTATAGGCGGAAACAGAAATATCATGAAAGATAAATGCGAAAGATGTGGATGCACCCCTCATTCTCCACGCCGGAGATGCCCAGCATGCGACTCACTCGTTTGTTCTTCGAAGTGCTGGAACCACAAATTGCAACAGTGTTCAGAATGCGCAGCATCGGTGACTGTGCCGCGGCCCGCTCGGAGAGAGCCCCACTTCCAGCATTCATATCTCACAACGAAACCGGCGGCACATTATAAAAGAGTCGATTCACAAACAGAGTGGCATAAACAGCGCGAGAAGCTGGAAAATCAAATATACGAGCAGACATGTGCTTTAAGAAGAAAATGGCAGTCTCGAAATAGATCATCCGAGCAACAGAATTAATATCGAGCAGATCGAATGCTCACCGGTCAATCCGAATACTGCAGAATATTGCGCACATCCTCCAACTGGGCCTCTTCTCTGAGGAATCTGAGCGTCGAAATCGCGAAAGGTATTTGCCACGCTTGCTCGGGGTGTTGGCGGTTGAGGAGCGCAGGATCTGCTTCTGTGACTCTCTGAAGAGCTTCCTCCAGGAGTTGTCGGATTGCTCCTGCTCGTCGAAATCCATTGCGTGGCCGCCTGGGTGCATTGGCCTGTGCGTCATACTCGGGTCCCAGGTAATCGGGGTCGTCACGTCGCCGCTTCAACATAAACGGAAGTGCACGGAGGCATTCGTTCAGCAGCCTCGTAATCATACCGCCGGGCTGATGCTGAACGACTCTCCGAACAACTTTGTCCGCAAAGACGTTGACGACATAGCGGGTGATTACCCGCATGTCATCGTCCGTGACAGCAGCATGGCAGAGAGCATCATCCCTGAAACGCACCATGTTGCGCAGAGCGCGAAGCCACTCCACATGCATGGGGGCCCCTGCGGGATTGTCATCCTCACCAAGGCTGATGTCCTCAACTCGTCCGGACTCAATCGCACGTGTCATGGCGCGAAGAAAGAGTGCGTATTCATCGACGCGACTGAATGCCAAGCCCGCCACGTGCAGAAATACGAGTTTCATTGAGGACCGAGGGATTTCGTCAGCCGGCCCATCATTGAAGCGTTCAAAGCATTGATGTGCGGCATGTTTGATATCGTCAGGAGCAGCAGCGTACATCCATCCGCCGAGTCTGCAGAGAACTGGATCATGATCATCAGCATAATGAGATCCGAGCTGCGTCTGGAACTGCGCCGCGAGTGTAGGTAGGTTTGCAAGGTCGCCATCCGAGCCAAATACTCCGGTGTGCAGAAACAAATCCGGTTCCATCTCCTCCCCTCGTTCCTGGGCCTCCAGATGGGCGAAGGGCCAGCGGTTCATATTCCCAACATTCCTGCCGTAGTGCAGGCCGATGAGTTGCCAGACAATGCCGACCGACGGGCGGTTTTGCGCGGCGACATACCGGCGCATGAGCCCTGCACACTGAGGCCATAGCCCGCCGCTATGATTATGGGTGAGCCAAGGCTCGGGCGCATTGGGGTTCTCGACTCTGGCCCATATGTGCCTGGATGGTTCCACCCGGGAGACATTGGGGATGTATGCAAGGTGGGGTCGGATCTCCTCTGGCGCAGGGACAACGACCATCCTATGCCAGTTCAGTCGTGTGGCAAACAGTCCTTCCCTCGTGGATGTGACGGACACTCTTGCATAGCCTTGGCCGGGGAATGCCTCCGCAGTGACGCTAACTGACTCCTGCTGAGGGATTCTCTGGGCTAACTCTGCAGGAAGCCCTCGGTAGATGTAGACATCGCGTCGTATGGGCCGGCGGACTGTAAAGTCAAGATGATCAGCCCCTGCGGCGATGGAGAATCCACGAATAGGTTCGGGTGATCGGTACGGCTGGCCGGCGTCAATGGCAATGCTAGGTACGACGGGAATCCAATCTGACCCCCTTTGAGGGCGGATGACGTAAATCTCGACTGGGACAAGGGTGTCCCGATAGGAGGGCAACGGAGGCGTGCTGTTCATGGCGTGGGCGACATGCCACGCGCCCGTTGCTGCGGTCTGTCGTTCTCCGATATGTATGGAGTGCGGAGTTCGTGGAACCGTTCTGACAAGAGGTTGCCACAGCTCATTATCATCCAGCCTTATCACCGGGGCGAAAGACCCCCCTGCGACAGCTCCTATGATAGGCGAGTCCGCAGCCGCTTGTCTGAGTTGACCGACGCGCTCATGCACAGCCGCGAAGAGATCCGTATTGCCGTTCGATGCCAGTTCACAGACGCCCTTACTCACTGCATTGAGACTCCCAAGCTTCCTGTTTAGGCTGGAACTGTGGGCTCGCAAAGCCTGGGTGATACCGCCGAGTTGTGCAGGACCCGCTTGGGCCAACCACTCCTCCAACTGTGCGGAGGCAAACAGTATTCGCCAGCTCTCGGGAACCGACAGTTCTCCTCGCAGAAGAATGTCAGAGGCAAGCCCTAGGCCGACGAAGGGAAGATCGGTGCGTTGGCGGCGGTGCCGGACAGGAACAAGCCACACACGATTCTGTGCGGCGGGTTTGACCGCACGAACTTCCACAAGATCCATTTCCCAGACGTCCATGGCCATCGAGACCGTCCAGAGAAACCCAAGAGAAGTGCCATCCGTTGAATCGGTTTCCACATGCTGAAATCGTTCTTCATTGCGCCGGCACCAAGCGACAGCGAGCGCCATGGTTCTGGGGACCAGAGGGCAGTTGTACCCGTCCAGAAGAGCTTGTTGCGCTTTCTCCCCCAGGCTGTCAGGCACAACCAGAGCGGTCTTTTTGCCCCCGTTCGCGGCCCAAGCTTTGGCTGATTCGGTAATAACCATTTCTGGGCGAATCTCTCGCATCTGACCGTTCTGCGGCCGCCACACAAAAGGTGATTGGTCGTAATCCGACAACTCGGGCGGAAAGTCGGGGTCATCACGGTCTGCAGAAAGGACAAGACGGGCCCATGCGAGCGCGAGAGGCACTCGGCCAC
Protein-coding sequences here:
- a CDS encoding DUF4189 domain-containing protein, which gives rise to MMGVHNGVLANLCLLRGQSRHMAEFGVEKQCLMKTRFLRMTMMGVLSAQAAFCGDLIENAVPSSFWNRQADVDGPLTGYVEWKDRYREDASDWDKTDYWAAIAVSQGTGKYAASCEWLSWDIAERAAREKCNAPDARPVVVCGNGWCALALGDQKPGKDFGWGVGWGPDQETAERFALDAANKQGLPKARVVYSIDSRQPKTGGAIAFSESTGQWGYSTGGGRHAPYMAIQHCKAPDAKIIAQASDCWLALALGDDKGAYGWGNAGNRIDAERNALQACSQRTKNAKIVLSFCSNGVVH
- a CDS encoding terminase family protein — protein: MAVTLNYRPHAAQFEIHRARGYRFRTVCCGRRFGKTLCLAGELLDRGGTERAGDYGWIAPTYNVAERGIEAFRQIAEGFVTVAGRTPTRVEFRGLHGPVRVWFLSADNPDNIRGYGFQGIVVDEAASIPPDVWHYVLRPTIGQSLGWAVLISTPKGRNWFFDMFTRGLEAGNETHKSFRFASNQSPHFPAQEWEDARRTLPQDVFRQEYEAEFLEDSAGVFHNIEACLVSTPVPPSGEVVIGCDVAKHTDFSVLIAMDSRTGQCFDMERFNRLDWPIQKDRIVAFAQKYRGRLILDATGAGDPIYDDLVRVYPNITPFRFTAHSKVELIQRLVVAVEQRRVTWPRTWEVLTNEMKRYEYRLSPSGQISYSAPEGYHDDCVVALALANRYRQEYVYTGIMSPLASSLSARRLEVMPLCIR